The Cherax quadricarinatus isolate ZL_2023a chromosome 31, ASM3850222v1, whole genome shotgun sequence genome contains a region encoding:
- the LOC128697679 gene encoding uncharacterized protein, with amino-acid sequence MRVVTVVTVLLLLLLLLLIEYVRSECRSDPGIPKGKFRNVDGCPVTRTFQPVCGTDGCDYVNDSALHCAYEDDIRRGVPEEEAVKVAYAGHCDQNSTVNADGDF; translated from the exons ATGAGGGTCGTTACAGTAGTGactgtgctgttactgttgctgctactgttgctaattG AGTACGTAAGGTCAGAGTGTCGGAGTGACCCTGGCATCCCCAAGGGGAAGTTCAGGAACGTGGATGGATGCCCCGTGACTCGCACCTTCCAGCCAGTGTGTGGCACTGATGGTTGTGACTATGTCAACGACTCGGCACTCCACTGTGCCTATGAGGACGATATTAGAAGGGGAGTGccag AGGAGGAAGCAGTGAAGGTGGCGTACGCAGGTCACTGTGACCAAAACAGCACCGTTAACGCTGACGGTGACTTCTAA